In Candidatus Methylomirabilis lanthanidiphila, the genomic stretch CGAACGTTCGGGTTGGGGTGAGGGCCTGGACCGATTCATTGAGCACGGAGAGCACCACTACCGCGCCAAAGGCGTGCCCAATGACGGCGACCCATGGCCGCCCCCGGGAGCGCAAAGGCCAGGCCACGAGCAGGAAAAAGACACAGAATTCCACCAGGTGGACGGCGATCTCCATGTGGTAATGGATCAATCGGTATTGCCTGCCCTGAGAGG encodes the following:
- a CDS encoding VanZ like family protein; translated protein: MRPWIRWFPSALWGLLILLLSSQPETFFPFTASQGRQYRLIHYHMEIAVHLVEFCVFFLLVAWPLRSRGRPWVAVIGHAFGAVVVLSVLNESVQALTPTRTFDVGDMRVDVLGAGLGALLALGTDRN